In Cellvibrio polysaccharolyticus, a genomic segment contains:
- the cysS gene encoding cysteine--tRNA ligase, with amino-acid sequence MALHIYNTLTRQKEKFVPLVPGKISMYVCGITVYDYCHIGHARVLVAFDVITRFLRSQGWDVNYVRNITDIDDKIINRANDNGEQYTDLTARFIQYMHEDEARLGIQRPDQEPRATAYIDNILDMVGTLVNGGHAYPAANGDVYYRVGSFADYGKLTNKNPDELLAGARIDIGESKEDPRDFALWKAVKPGEVHWASPWGNGRPGWHIECSAMSKSCCGTTFDIHGGGPDLPFPHHENEIAQSEAANGCKYVNYWMHAGAVRVDGEKMSKSLGNFFTIRDVLEKYHPEVVRFLLISSHYRSPINYAEDNLIEARTGLERFYSALRDYVDVAPLSGDALTDSSYYKAFVDAMLDDFNTRVALAGMYDLVRELNATSDVAKARHLAAILKALGAVMGILGDDPQAFLQAGSADSITGEDVEALIAERIDAKKTRNFARADEIRQLLTAQGIVLEDTKEGATLWRRE; translated from the coding sequence ATGGCGCTGCACATATACAACACGCTCACCCGTCAAAAAGAGAAATTTGTTCCTTTGGTTCCCGGAAAAATTTCCATGTACGTTTGTGGCATTACCGTTTATGACTACTGTCATATTGGCCATGCCCGCGTGTTGGTGGCTTTCGATGTGATCACCCGTTTTTTGCGCAGCCAGGGGTGGGATGTCAATTACGTCAGAAACATTACCGACATCGACGACAAGATTATTAACAGAGCCAATGACAACGGTGAGCAATACACCGATCTGACGGCGCGCTTTATCCAGTACATGCATGAAGATGAGGCGCGCCTCGGTATTCAGCGACCGGATCAGGAACCGCGTGCTACGGCTTATATCGATAATATTCTCGATATGGTTGGCACCCTGGTCAATGGTGGTCACGCTTACCCGGCCGCCAACGGCGATGTCTACTACCGTGTTGGCAGCTTTGCTGACTACGGCAAGCTCACCAATAAAAATCCGGATGAACTATTGGCCGGTGCACGTATCGATATTGGTGAGTCCAAAGAAGATCCGCGCGATTTTGCTTTGTGGAAAGCGGTCAAGCCGGGTGAGGTTCACTGGGCGTCTCCCTGGGGTAATGGCCGCCCTGGCTGGCATATTGAATGTTCAGCGATGAGTAAATCCTGCTGCGGTACCACCTTTGACATTCATGGCGGCGGCCCGGATTTACCCTTTCCGCACCATGAAAATGAAATTGCGCAAAGTGAAGCGGCCAATGGTTGCAAGTATGTGAATTACTGGATGCATGCCGGTGCGGTGCGAGTGGATGGCGAAAAGATGTCCAAATCGCTGGGCAATTTTTTCACCATTCGTGACGTGCTTGAAAAATACCACCCGGAAGTGGTGCGCTTTTTATTGATCAGCAGCCATTACCGCAGCCCGATTAACTACGCAGAAGACAACCTGATCGAGGCGCGTACCGGCCTTGAGCGTTTTTATAGCGCCTTGCGGGATTACGTGGATGTTGCGCCTTTGTCGGGCGATGCGCTTACCGACAGCAGCTATTACAAGGCTTTCGTTGATGCCATGCTGGACGATTTCAACACCCGTGTGGCGTTGGCCGGCATGTACGATCTGGTGCGTGAACTGAATGCGACCAGTGATGTTGCCAAAGCGCGCCACCTGGCGGCTATTTTGAAGGCGCTGGGCGCTGTGATGGGTATTCTGGGCGACGACCCGCAAGCTTTCTTGCAGGCGGGCAGTGCGGACAGCATTACCGGTGAGGACGTTGAAGCGTTGATCGCCGAGCGTATTGATGCCAAGAAAACCCGCAATTTTGCCCGTGCTGATGAGATTCGCCAGTTGCTGACCGCACAAGGTATTGTATTGGAAGATACCAAAGAGGGAGCAACGCTCTGGCGCCGGGAGTAA